In the Mesorhizobium sp. WSM2240 genome, CTTGCCCGCAATGGCGGCGTTGAGATCGCGCGAAACCGGCTTCCGTTCGACGGCGCTCGTAAGGGCTCTATGTTCCTGCGCGCTCAGGGCTTCCGGCCCACGCCTCAGCCAGCGGCCGGCAAGATCGGTAACGGATTTCGTCATGAAACTCTCCTGGGCTGAAGGTCGCTTGGCAGCCGTGCTCTGTTATAGGAGTATGCCGGTCGGTCAGAAAGCCGAGGCGCAAGGACAGACATTATGCTCAGCTTCGAGAAAATTCGCGCCCGCGCTGCGAGCCGCAAGGGCGGCGATGCGGTGCTGGCCTCGCTGCTTGGCCCCGTGCCTGACAATGCGAGCTTGGCGAAGGTCACCGACGACCGGGTCCTGTCGACCATGGCCGAGCGTGTCTTTGCCGCCGGTTTCGTCTGGAGGGTGATCGAGCAGAAATGGCCAGGCTTCGAGGAGGCGTTCCTGGACTTCGAACCGAAGCGCCTGCTGTTTCAGCCGGAAGACTTCTGGCACGATCTGGCATCCGACAAGCGTATCGTCCGCAATCCGCAGAAGATCAGGTCGGTGCGTGACAATGCCGCCTTCGTCGAACGCATGTCGAAGGAACACGGCAGCTTCGGCAAGTTCCTCGCGCAATGGCCAAAGGACGACCAGATCGGCCTGATGGCGTTTCTCGCCAAGCATGGCAGCCGGCTCGGCGGCAATACCGGCCAGTATTTCCTGCGCTGGCTCGGCTGGGACACTTTCATTATCTCGCAGGATATGGCCGCCGCACTGCGCGACGCCGGGCTGGACATCGCGGAAAGCCCGACCTCCAAGCGCGATCTCGCCCGGGTGCAGATGCAGATGAATGCATGGGCGCGCCAGACGGGGCTGCCCTACGCCCATATTTCGCGGATTCTGGCAATGTCGATCGGCGAAAACCACTCGCCGGAAGCAATCCGGGAATATACCGGCGACTAGCGGTTGCTCGCCACAAGACGCGCTACGCGCCAGTGGCTCAATCGAACGGCATTGCCGCAAAATTGCCGCCACGCTAAACCGGTCGGCATGACCAAGCCAGCGCCAGACATCCTCCGCATCGCGGTAGCCCAGTTCAATCCGATTGTCGGCGATGTCGCCGGCAATCTCGCCAAGGCGCGTGAGGCGAGGGCGGATGCCGCCCGTCATGGCGCCGATTTGGTGCTCTACACGGAACTGTTCATCGCCGGCTATCCGCCGGAAGACCTGGTGCTCAAGCCGGCATTTCTCTCGGCATGCGAGCGCGCGGTGAACGAGTTCGCGGGCGACACCGCCGATGGCGGGCCGGGCGTCATCATCGGCACGCCGCTGAAGCGCAAGAGCGGCACGCATAATTCGATCATTTTCGCCGACGGCGGCAAGATTCTTGCCGAACGCTACAAGCTCGACCTGCCGAACTACGGCGAATTCGACGAAAAGCGCGTCTTCCA is a window encoding:
- a CDS encoding DNA-3-methyladenine glycosylase I, producing MLSFEKIRARAASRKGGDAVLASLLGPVPDNASLAKVTDDRVLSTMAERVFAAGFVWRVIEQKWPGFEEAFLDFEPKRLLFQPEDFWHDLASDKRIVRNPQKIRSVRDNAAFVERMSKEHGSFGKFLAQWPKDDQIGLMAFLAKHGSRLGGNTGQYFLRWLGWDTFIISQDMAAALRDAGLDIAESPTSKRDLARVQMQMNAWARQTGLPYAHISRILAMSIGENHSPEAIREYTGD